A window of Chlorobium phaeobacteroides DSM 266 genomic DNA:
GAGAAAAACCTCAAGAGGGCTTCCCGTGCGGATTATCCGGCCCCGGTCAATAACGGTTACCCTGTCGGAGAGTTTGAAGACCTCCTGTTTGTCATGAGAAACAAGAACGGTTGTCAGACGGAACCGTTTGTGAAAGCTCATGATTTCATCCTGGAGCCTGAGGCGGGTGCTCTGATCAAGCGCTGAAAGCGGTTCGTCGAGCAGCAGGATGTCGGGTTCCCGAAGAATTGCACGGGCAAGGGCAACTCTCTGTTGCTGCCCTCCCGACAGCTTTGTTGGATAGCGGTTATGGAGCACAGAAAGGTGCGTAAGTTCAAGAAGTTCGTTAACTTTCTGTTCGTTTTTTGTTTTCTGGGCAAAGAGCAGGTTTTCCTTTATCGTCATGGTCGGAAAAAGCGCATAGTCCTGAAAAACAAACCCCACCTTTCTTTTCTGGGGAGGCAGATTGATTTTTGCGGCGCTGTCGAGCCATACCCTGCCGTTTACCTCGATATGTCCGCTGTCTGGTTGTGTCAGCCCGGCAAGGATACGGAGGGTCGTCGTTTTTCCGCTTCCCGATCTCCCGAAGAGAGTGTGCAGTGTTTCAGGTTGCAGCGAGAGATCGAGCGAGAGTTCAAAAGGCCCTTCAGCGCCAGAGAGCGTTTTGGTAATCGAGAGGATGATCATATCGTTTTTCAGGGGCTTGTTGTTGAGGTATTCTTACGGGAGCGCCTCCAGGGAGAGCTGGCTTGCTTTGACAAGTACGGTCACCTCATCATGGATCTGTAGTCCAAGCCGCATTGCGGCTTTCATGGTGATAATGCTTCCCATCGATCCAGCCTTGCTTTGGAGAGAGATTTCAGCAAGGATTCTGCCTTTTTTTATTGCCGTTATGATGGCTGGAAAAATGTTGCTGAAGCTTGTCTCTTCCGCGAGCCCCTTTGCAAGAGCAACCTCGGTTTCTTTGAAAAGTACCTGCACGGAACTGCCCGTTCTGAAAAAAGGTTGCAGGTCGAACAGAAGCATCTCAAGCGTAATGCCTGAAGCGTCAAGTTCGAGCATAAAGAGCGATTCATACTGGTCTATCGATGAAATAACGGCAGAGAGTCTGTTCATTGCGCAGTACGTATTCCGGATTTCCGAAAAGAACCGGGGTATCCTGTTGAAAACATCGAGACGGAGATATTTTTTATGTTAAATCGGATTCTTTTCCGTATAAAATAAGGATAACAGTCTATTTAAATTAAAATAATTCGCCTGATCAGATTTATTATAATTTGACTTTTTGATTTTTTATTGCATTTTCCTTTTTCAGCAAATAACTGGTTCACCGATCAAGGCTTTTTTTTGTTTGGCGTTATATAATTTAGAAAATAACGGAAGAGTGTCGCATACCTGATTACACTCTTGATAAAATTTTGACAGGCAAAGAGGATTTGGTTTCGGATGAGGTGCAGGGAGGGGAGTTGTTCTGAACGCACGGTTGGCGATATCGGGGAAGAAATCGATAATGATCGGTATTTTTAATCATCGTTATATACTTATATTTATAACGAAAAACTATGGCTCTCTATGAAAAAAACAGCTCTTTTGGTTTTTCTTCTTGCGTTTCCCGCACTTGCGTCGGCAAGTGAGATATCCGAGGCATATCCTTCCGCCGAAGAGGTAACCGTTACCGGAAAAAAAGGGGATATTCTGCAACAGGTTACGGGCAGGGAGTCTGAGCTGCTCAATCCTTCGCAGATGTCTGTCTACAAGGCGATCAACCTCATGCCTTCGCTCAGCCAGCAGAGTGTTGATCCGTACGGGCTTGCCGATATTGTCAACTATCACGAATCGTTTCGTTTCAGGGGCGTTGAGGCAACATCCGGTGGTGTTCCCGCCACAACGGTGAATGTTGAGGGTCTTCCCGTAACCGGAAGGCCTGGCGGAGGAGCTACCATCTACGACCTTGAAAATTTCAGTAATATCAATATCTATACCGGAGTTATGCCTGCCAGCGCAGGGCTTGGTCTTGCCGATGTCGGGGGCAAGATCAATATGGAGATCCGTCGTCCCGAAGAGAGCTTTGGTGTGCTTTTCAAACAGGGCTTCGGCAGCAATGATTTTCGCCGCACCTTTTTGCGGGTTGATACCGGAGCTCTTCCCGGTGACGTGAAAAGTTTCATCTCCTTTTCTGATGCCGCAGCCGATAAATGGAAAGGCGAGGGCGACAGCCAGAGACGCAATGTGATGGCGGGAGTAACGAAAACGTTTGGCGATAATGTCAAACTTGAAGCCTTTGTGACCTACAGCAAAGGGGATATTCATGCATACAGGCCCTTCAGCTATGCTCAAATCGGCAACCTCGAAAGCGCTTATACAATCGATTACGGAACGAATCCCGACAGTTATGACTATTACGGATACAACCGTAACGAGTTCGAGGACTGGATGGTGATGGCCAATCTCGAAGTAAAAACCGGCGAGCACTCGAAACTTGACATCAAGCCCTACTACTGGAGCGACAAAGGATACTATCTTGAAACCATTACCCTTGCGAACAATCAGAACCGGATCAGACGGTGGGACATCGATCACGATCTGAAGGGCGTACTTGCCGAGTATACGACAACGATCGGTAGTGTTGATCTTGATTTCGGCTACCTCTACCATACGCAGGTACGTCCCGGACCGCCAACCTCGTGGAAAAACTACAAGGTTGTTAACGGCAAGCCTGTTTTTGATCAGTGGAACATTCTTTCAAACAGCTCAAGCCATGAACTGCACTCTCCGTTTCTTGAGGCAACATACCGATTCGGTTCCTGGAAGCTTGAAGGAGGGCTGAAGTATATCAACTATACGCTCCCCTCAATCATTACCTATAACACGGCGGGTCTCGGCGATCTCAGTTACGACGAAGCTCTTGCCGGCAATCCGTCGATCAATGCCAAAGCCAGCGCACTGGATACAAAAAGTTTCAGCAGGCTCTTTCCGAATCTGACTCTGACACGGTTTATCGGCGACAATATCTCACTTCACGCTGCATACGGGGAAAACTACGTGACCCATGTCGATATTTACCCCTACTTTATCTCGCAGAGCGCCAATTTTATCCAGAAAGGTATCAGTTTTCAGCAGCTCTGGGATGCTCGGGAGATGGAGACCTCGCAAAATTTCGAGCTTGGTATGCGCGTGAAAGGCAGCAACTGGAGCATTGCGCCAACTATCTACTACGCGCTGCATAACAATAAACAAGCGGTATTGTACGATCCTGTGCTCGATGCGACCTACCCGATGAACAATGCCGATGCCGAAGGGTATGGTTTCGAGCTGGAAGCCGAGTACAAGCCTCTTGAAAACCTGAGCTGTTACGGTTCATTCTCATGGAACAGGTTTTCCTTCTCACAGGACATCAACTCCGATGCTCCTGGCGGAGGAATCATCAAGGTGAAGGGAGAGCAGGTTCCCGATGCTCCGGAATTCCTGGCAAAAGGAATGGTCAGCTACAAGGCCGGGGACTTTTTGATTACTCCCATTGTCAGGTACACCTCGGTTCGCTACGGAGATGTACTGCATAATGAAAAGATCGACAGCACAACGCTTTTTGATCTCGATCTGACCTGGCAGAAAAAGATGCTTGGCTTTAAAGAGGTCGAAATCTCACTTTCTCTTCTGAATATTTTCGACAAGCAGTATGTCAGCATGATCAGTACCTCTGATTATAAAACTCTGAAAACATCCTATCAAGCCGGTATGCCCTTTACCGTTATGGCAACGCTGGCAGTTCACTACTGAGTTTTTTTTGTCACCTGTTCTTTCTCGTTTACACCTTCCCGGCGTTTCTCCGGCGCCGGGATTTTTTTCACTATTGCATGGATAACCGGAACATATGATATGACCAGAAAACTATTTCCCCCCCTTTTTCTTCTCTTTTCTCTTTTTTCAGTAACGCTCAGAGCTGAAACCATCATCATTGCTTCAGGCGCGGGGTACAAACGCCCACTTATGGAAATTGCCGGAAAGTATGAGAAAAAAACAGGGCGACATATCGATGCCGTGTTCGGCAATATGCAGCAGATTATCACGCAGGCTCAGATGAGCGGGAATGTTTCGATTATTTTCGGAGATAAAAGTTTTTTCGATCAGTCGGCCATCAGCTTTGCAGGCTACTACCCTGTTGGAGAGGGAAAGCTGGTACTTGCTTGGCGTAAGGGTTTGCAGGTGAAACGGATAACCGATATTCGCGAAAAAAGGATTGCCCGGTTAGGTATTCCTGATGAAAAAAAGGCCATTTATGGGCGCGTTGCTTCTGAATACCTGGAGAAATCCGGTTTGTCAGGTGCCGTAAAGGGTAAGTTGCTTGTCGTCTCAACAGTCCCGCAGGTATCTGCCTATCTTGTTTCAGGAGAAATTGATGCTGGTTTTATCAATATCACCGACGCCATTGGTATTCAGGAAAACATTGGCGGCTATCTCGTTGCCGGACAGTCGCTATATACGCCGATTCATATTCAGGCAGGGGTTGTAAAAGGATTTGAAGGGAGGTCGGACATCAGGGATTTTCTTCAGTTCCTTAAAGAGAAGGAGAGCGTTGCCGTCCTTCATCATTACGGGCTTTGATGGAGAGTTGCATCAGTATGCTCTCAGTCAGAGAGCTTGCGGATCCGGTTCTGCTCACTCTGGAGACTGCAGCGATAACCATGATCCTTCATCTGCTGGCCGGAGTGGTTTCAGGTTATCTCCTTACGGGGAAACAGAGCGTTTTTGGCTTAATTGCTGATGCGCTTATTACCCTTCCGCTTGTTTTTCCTCCCATTGCCACCGGATTTCTGCTCCTTTTGATTCTGGGGAGAACCGGTTTTATCGGCGCTCCCCTTCAGCAGATGGGGGTGGAGATCATCTTCAGCAGGAGCGGCGTGTTCATTGCCTCGTTTACTGCGGGCCTGCCTCTTGTTGTCAAGTCAGTCCAGTCGGCTATTGCCGCAATGAGCGGATCTCTGTCTGAAGCGGCATGGACGCTTGGTAAAAGCAGAGTGCAGACCTATTTTTTCGTTGTTCTTCCTGCCATCAGGCACGCTCTTTTTACAGGGCTTATCCTCTCTCTGGGGCGTTCTCTCGGCGAGGTCGGCATTACGCTCATGCTGGGAGGCAACATTATCGGAAAAACAGAAACGGTTTCGCTTGCGGTCTATAATGCTGTTTTTGAAGGAAACTTCGAAAAAGCCGCCCTGCTTTCAACCCTGCTCGGCATTCTGTCGCTGGCCATGTTCTATGGGTTGAAAAAAATGGGAAGCACCTGATGTTGATGGGTGTTTATTCCCCCTGTCACAGGTCGATGAATAAGTGTATCGCTATAAGAGGCTAATAAATAAAGGTAATTAATTTATAATTGTAAAATTATTAAGGTTAATTTGCTATTTTCCTTTTATGAAGAGTGATTTTCTTGGATTTCGTTATGTTTATTTATATATAACGCAAATTAATCCTGAAGGAGGCGATGATGACGCAGGAGAACATACATAATCCGGTTTCAATTGTCGGTACCGGTCCGGGAGATCCGGACCTGCTTACCGTGAGAGCATCGC
This region includes:
- a CDS encoding ABC transporter ATP-binding protein — translated: MIILSITKTLSGAEGPFELSLDLSLQPETLHTLFGRSGSGKTTTLRILAGLTQPDSGHIEVNGRVWLDSAAKINLPPQKRKVGFVFQDYALFPTMTIKENLLFAQKTKNEQKVNELLELTHLSVLHNRYPTKLSGGQQQRVALARAILREPDILLLDEPLSALDQSTRLRLQDEIMSFHKRFRLTTVLVSHDKQEVFKLSDRVTVIDRGRIIRTGSPLEVFLDRTTSNKFSFASTILSIRKVDCIYLAVIGAGNELVEVVLSRHDFETLKVGDEVLVASKAFNPLVIKL
- the modA gene encoding molybdate ABC transporter substrate-binding protein codes for the protein MTRKLFPPLFLLFSLFSVTLRAETIIIASGAGYKRPLMEIAGKYEKKTGRHIDAVFGNMQQIITQAQMSGNVSIIFGDKSFFDQSAISFAGYYPVGEGKLVLAWRKGLQVKRITDIREKRIARLGIPDEKKAIYGRVASEYLEKSGLSGAVKGKLLVVSTVPQVSAYLVSGEIDAGFINITDAIGIQENIGGYLVAGQSLYTPIHIQAGVVKGFEGRSDIRDFLQFLKEKESVAVLHHYGL
- a CDS encoding molybdate ABC transporter permease subunit; protein product: MLSVRELADPVLLTLETAAITMILHLLAGVVSGYLLTGKQSVFGLIADALITLPLVFPPIATGFLLLLILGRTGFIGAPLQQMGVEIIFSRSGVFIASFTAGLPLVVKSVQSAIAAMSGSLSEAAWTLGKSRVQTYFFVVLPAIRHALFTGLILSLGRSLGEVGITLMLGGNIIGKTETVSLAVYNAVFEGNFEKAALLSTLLGILSLAMFYGLKKMGST
- a CDS encoding TOBE domain-containing protein, producing the protein MNRLSAVISSIDQYESLFMLELDASGITLEMLLFDLQPFFRTGSSVQVLFKETEVALAKGLAEETSFSNIFPAIITAIKKGRILAEISLQSKAGSMGSIITMKAAMRLGLQIHDEVTVLVKASQLSLEALP
- a CDS encoding TonB-dependent receptor, translated to MKKTALLVFLLAFPALASASEISEAYPSAEEVTVTGKKGDILQQVTGRESELLNPSQMSVYKAINLMPSLSQQSVDPYGLADIVNYHESFRFRGVEATSGGVPATTVNVEGLPVTGRPGGGATIYDLENFSNINIYTGVMPASAGLGLADVGGKINMEIRRPEESFGVLFKQGFGSNDFRRTFLRVDTGALPGDVKSFISFSDAAADKWKGEGDSQRRNVMAGVTKTFGDNVKLEAFVTYSKGDIHAYRPFSYAQIGNLESAYTIDYGTNPDSYDYYGYNRNEFEDWMVMANLEVKTGEHSKLDIKPYYWSDKGYYLETITLANNQNRIRRWDIDHDLKGVLAEYTTTIGSVDLDFGYLYHTQVRPGPPTSWKNYKVVNGKPVFDQWNILSNSSSHELHSPFLEATYRFGSWKLEGGLKYINYTLPSIITYNTAGLGDLSYDEALAGNPSINAKASALDTKSFSRLFPNLTLTRFIGDNISLHAAYGENYVTHVDIYPYFISQSANFIQKGISFQQLWDAREMETSQNFELGMRVKGSNWSIAPTIYYALHNNKQAVLYDPVLDATYPMNNADAEGYGFELEAEYKPLENLSCYGSFSWNRFSFSQDINSDAPGGGIIKVKGEQVPDAPEFLAKGMVSYKAGDFLITPIVRYTSVRYGDVLHNEKIDSTTLFDLDLTWQKKMLGFKEVEISLSLLNIFDKQYVSMISTSDYKTLKTSYQAGMPFTVMATLAVHY